One window of uncultured Erythrobacter sp. genomic DNA carries:
- a CDS encoding S8 family peptidase yields the protein MPDQSERQLSDASPASAPVNWRVVAAACACAALSACGGGGGGAQSVSSLPPPPPPPPPPPPVNFDTSEFRRSDGAEFHGAEAAWRDGATGEGEIIAVIDTGIDSDSPEFAGRIHPDSIDIAGNRGIDPEDDHGTNVALVAAAARDGNGILGIAFDGQLLAIRADMPGSCGADTLQDASLNCLFTDAAIADGVDHAIASGATVINLSLGGDSATPQLRAAITRATNAGIVVVVAAGNGGNGSDPSVDPSQPDPFAASLLEAGGGNVIIVGSVDANGDFSGFSNRAGNLAGSYITARGERICCVHDNGEIFVETINGEQFVTLFSGTSFAAPQVSGAVALLAQAFPNLTGEEIVEILLDTARDAGVSGTDSVFGTGILDIAAAFAPQGTTTLAGSTDKVALADDFALGSAAMGDALSSASLTAIITDRYDRAYQLDLAQRARGAPQMQLLRGAVERAGYSRAAGNDALSLAVTVGEGQLAAGLGWSEQLQLSVADAQGARVLAAKVAARIAPDTQVGFAVAQGAGGLVAQMQGASRPAFRIAPEPGRDVGFLASSELAFAARHEVEGWGLTVSAERGRAWLSDNRRASDIVYGVRERRPTSTFALALDRSWSSFDASASLSWLAEEQTLLGAHFNPAFGLEGADSVFLDTRLGAELGRGWRLGGAYRIGLTRPRGNAFVGDGSQITTQGWSLDLTKRGAFTRRDRIGFRLSQPLRVTGGAVHFDLPTAYDYASESAIISRQSLSLSPEGRELIGELNWSSEVAIGTLSTSIYYRSEPGHYARTPDDVGALITLGSSF from the coding sequence GGCGGTGGTGGTGGAGGCGCGCAAAGTGTTTCCTCGCTTCCCCCGCCGCCTCCTCCGCCCCCGCCTCCTCCGCCGGTCAATTTCGACACGTCAGAATTCCGCCGCTCTGACGGCGCCGAATTCCACGGAGCCGAGGCAGCCTGGCGTGACGGCGCGACGGGTGAGGGCGAGATCATCGCGGTGATCGACACCGGGATCGACAGCGACAGCCCCGAATTTGCCGGACGCATTCACCCGGACTCGATCGATATTGCAGGCAATCGCGGGATCGATCCGGAGGATGATCATGGCACCAACGTCGCTCTGGTCGCAGCCGCCGCGCGCGACGGCAACGGCATTCTGGGCATCGCCTTTGACGGACAGCTGCTTGCAATCCGTGCGGACATGCCCGGATCTTGCGGAGCCGACACGCTGCAAGACGCCTCGCTCAATTGCCTGTTCACCGACGCCGCGATTGCAGACGGGGTGGACCATGCCATCGCAAGCGGAGCGACGGTGATCAATCTCAGCCTGGGCGGTGATAGCGCCACGCCGCAATTGCGCGCCGCGATCACGCGCGCGACCAATGCGGGGATCGTGGTGGTTGTCGCGGCAGGCAATGGGGGCAATGGCAGCGATCCTTCGGTCGATCCCAGCCAGCCCGATCCCTTTGCCGCAAGCTTGCTCGAAGCGGGGGGAGGCAATGTCATCATCGTCGGATCGGTCGACGCTAATGGCGACTTTTCAGGCTTCAGCAACCGCGCAGGCAATCTGGCGGGCTCCTATATCACTGCGCGCGGTGAGCGGATTTGCTGCGTCCATGACAATGGCGAGATCTTCGTCGAGACGATCAATGGCGAGCAGTTCGTCACTTTGTTCTCCGGCACCAGCTTTGCGGCTCCGCAAGTGAGCGGGGCGGTGGCCTTGCTCGCGCAGGCCTTTCCCAATCTGACGGGTGAGGAGATCGTCGAGATCTTGCTCGACACCGCGCGCGATGCCGGGGTCTCGGGTACGGACAGCGTGTTTGGCACCGGCATTCTCGACATTGCTGCTGCGTTCGCGCCGCAGGGGACGACGACGCTTGCCGGTTCAACTGACAAGGTCGCGCTGGCGGATGACTTCGCGCTGGGTTCGGCGGCGATGGGTGACGCTTTGTCTTCGGCGAGCCTCACCGCCATCATCACCGACCGCTATGACCGAGCTTACCAGCTCGACCTTGCGCAGCGTGCGCGGGGTGCGCCCCAGATGCAGCTTCTGCGCGGTGCGGTGGAGCGGGCGGGCTATTCGCGCGCGGCAGGCAATGACGCGCTGTCGCTGGCTGTGACCGTGGGCGAAGGGCAGCTTGCAGCGGGGCTTGGCTGGTCGGAGCAATTGCAGCTGAGCGTGGCCGATGCACAAGGCGCGCGCGTGCTGGCGGCCAAGGTCGCCGCGCGGATCGCGCCTGACACGCAGGTCGGCTTTGCCGTTGCGCAAGGGGCAGGGGGGCTGGTTGCGCAGATGCAAGGAGCATCGCGTCCCGCTTTCCGTATCGCCCCAGAGCCCGGGCGCGATGTCGGGTTTCTCGCGAGCAGCGAGCTGGCCTTTGCTGCGCGTCACGAGGTCGAAGGTTGGGGCCTGACTGTCTCGGCCGAGCGCGGACGGGCATGGCTCTCCGACAACCGCCGCGCGAGCGACATCGTTTACGGTGTGCGCGAGCGGCGTCCGACCTCGACCTTTGCTCTGGCTCTCGACCGCAGTTGGAGCAGCTTCGATGCGAGCGCTTCGCTGTCATGGCTTGCCGAAGAGCAGACGCTGCTGGGTGCGCATTTCAATCCGGCCTTCGGGTTGGAGGGCGCGGACAGTGTGTTCCTCGACACGCGGCTGGGCGCAGAGCTGGGCCGCGGCTGGCGGCTGGGCGGGGCCTATCGTATCGGCCTGACCCGTCCGCGCGGCAATGCGTTTGTCGGAGATGGCTCGCAAATCACCACGCAAGGCTGGTCGCTCGACCTTACGAAGCGCGGAGCATTCACCCGCCGCGACCGCATCGGTTTTCGCCTCAGCCAGCCCCTGCGCGTCACCGGCGGGGCGGTCCATTTCGACCTGCCCACCGCCTATGACTATGCCAGCGAAAGCGCGATTATCTCCCGCCAGAGCCTCTCGCTATCGCCCGAGGGCCGCGAGCTGATCGGCGAGCTCAACTGGAGCAGCGAGGTCGCCATCGGCACGCTTTCCACCAGCATCTACTACCGCAGCGAGCCCGGGCACTATGCCCGCACGCCAGACGATGTCGGCGCGCTAATCACGCTGGGCTCAAGCTTCTAG